The Verrucomicrobiota bacterium genome segment GACGGGGGGGGTAAAGCGCTTCGATGAGGCTTGGCATGCGCACGTTGCACAGATGTGGCGGCTACCTACTCTCGCGCAAGCTATACATGCACTACCATAGGCAATGCCTCGTTTGACGTCCGTGTTCGGAATGGGAACGGGTCGATCCGAAGCTTCGTCGCCGCCACACCAAAATGCCATTCGGCTCTACAGAGTGATCTTTGAATACTACACGTCAGGAATCCTAAATTAGGGCGATGTAATTAGAAGTAAAAAACGCTCAAGTTTGGCGAGCAATTAGTACTACTCGGCGGCAACTCACGTTGATTCTACCAGTAGTCTATCAACCGGGTAGTCTGCCCGGGCTCTGCCGGCAATCGCCGAGATACACAGTATTGGGGTAAGCTTGGTGCTTAGATGCTTTCAGCACTTATCTTATCCGCACATGGCTACGTAGCTGTGCCGCTGAAGCGGCAACTACCACACCAGAAGTGCGTCATTTCCGGTCCTCTCGTACTAGAAAATGAATCCCTCATATATCATGCACCCACAGTGGATAAGGACCGAACTGTCTCACGACGTTCTGAACCCAGCTCGCGTACCGCTTTAACCGGCGAACAGCCGGACCCTTGGAACCTTCTCCAGCTCCAGGATGCGATGAGCCGACATCGAGGTGCCAAACCGGGACGTCGATATGAACTCTTGGTCCCGATCAGCCTGTTATCCCTAGCGTACCTTTTGTCCGATGAGCGACGGCAATTCCACAATCAACCGCCGGATCATTTGGGCCTGCTTTCGCATCTGGTCGACATGTACGTCTCACAGTTAGCCTAGCTTATACCCATACGCTCGACGCACGATTACCAACCGTGCTGAGCTAAGCATTGCGCTCCTCCGTTACACTTTGGGAGGAAGCCGCCCCAGCCAAACTGACCTGCACCCGATTTCCTTGATCCGTATGCCGGATTCAAGTTAGAATCCTGATTTGTCAAGGGTGGTGTTTCATATTACGACTCATGCGCAACCAAAGCCACGCTTTCCTAGTCTCCCACCTACACTAAGCATGACATATAAGAACCCAGCAGGAGCTTACAGTAAAGGTGCATAGGGTCTTTCCGTCCTACTGCGGGCATGCGGCATCTTCACCGCAACTACAGTTTCGCCGAGATCCTCTCCGAGACAGTCGTTCAGTCGTTACAAGATTCGTGCAGGTCGGAACTTACCCGACAAGGAATTTCGCTACCTTAGGACCGTTATAGTTACGGCCGACATTCACGGGGACTTAAGTGCCAAGCTTTTGCCGTGACGGCAGAACAAGGCACGATAATCTTTCCGCATTGGTCACTTGTCACTCCCTATACCTAGTGTATTACGTCGCAGAGAGCTGTGTTTTTGTTAAACAGTCGCTAAACGCAATTTATTGAAGCTCACGACTAGTGAGCACCTCTTCTCCCGAAGTTACGAGGCAAATGTGCCGAGTTCCTTAGAGAGGTTTCTCTCGCGCGCCTTCGTGCATTTGCACTTGTCCACCTGTGTCGGTTTGGGTACGGGCACGGGGTTGTATGCAGTCCTTTTTCTTGGCACTTCGTCATAAAGGCTCGCTTCGACTTTGCAGTCTAGGCTAACTTCACTCGTTGAGTCCACCTTATTAAGACGTGCGTCGGGATTGCACCTTTAGCCCGTGGCTCAGGACTATTTACCTGCTGTGCATTGGTTGCGCCCATCGGCATCACCTTAGCACCCGGCTAACTCTGGGAGGACGAACCTGGCCCAGAAACCCTTGGACTTTGGGCGACTAGGATTCTCACCTAGTATTTCGCTACTCGTGTCTGCATTCTCGCTACTCAGCCCTCCTGCCACCGTTTCCAGTGAGATTCATTGAACTGACTATGCTCTTCTACCATTCGGCCTGATAGGCTGCGAATCCGCGGCTTCGGTATGTGTAGTACATCGCCAATCATTTTCGGCGCACCATCGCTCGATGAGTCAGCTATTACGCACTGTTTAAATGGTGGCTGCCTCTAAGCCAACATCCTCACTGTCTTCGCGTCGGCACATCCTTTCCACTTAGACACATTTCGGCACCTTAGCCGGCGGTCTGGGCTGTTGCCCTCTTGGCTGCGGAGCTTATCCCCCGCAGCCTGACTGCCAAACCTTCTGGATGGATTCGAAGTTTGGTCGGTTTTGGTGGCCTGGTGGGGCCCCTAAGCCATTCAGCACTCTACCACATCCAGTTAGAATTTTGACGCTCGCCCTCAAGCGATTTCGAAGAGAACCAGCTATTACGGGGTTTGATTAGTCTTTCGCTCCTACTCTCAGGTCATCTCAGGATTTTTCAACATCCACGAGTTCGATCCTTCACATGGGGTTAGCCATGCTTCAATCTGCCCAAGAGTAGATCACCACCGCTTCGGGTCTTATCCTTGCGACTATTCGCGCTATTCGCACTCGCTTTCGCTTCGCACTCGCCTCAAAAAGGCTCCTGCAGCTACAAAGATAAACTCGCAGACTCATTATGCAAAAGGCAAGCTGTTATTCCCCCTTACGAAGGAACTTCAACACATTGTAAGCATTTGGTTTCAGGATCTGTTTCACTCCGCTATCAGCGGTGCTTTTCACCATTCCCTCGCGGTACTGGTTCACTATCGGTCACCAAGTAGTATTTAGGCTTATCCAGTGGTCTGGACTGATTCGAACAGGGTTTCACGTGCCCCGCTCTACTCGGGAGTGTTTCACGTCATAAGCTGCTAGCGCGCGCCACACTCGGCTATCACGGTCTTAGGCATTCCGTTTCAGGAATTTGCGACTGCGCAGTTCTCAGATCGTTGAATCCCGCTACCCTCCTAAATAGTCTAGGAGTTTTGCCTTTTCCGCCTTCGCTCGCCACTACAAACGGAATCGCTGTCGGCTTTCTTTTCCTAAGGTTACTAAGATGTTTCATTTCACCTCGTTATTCGCCAATTGCCTATGAATTCAGCTTTCGGCACCTAGCTTCGGCCAGGTAGGTTTTCCCATTCGGACACCTTCGGATCGTCGCTCGCTTGTAGCTCCCCGAAGCTTATCGCAACTTGCAGCGTCCTTCTTCGTCTCTTGGTGCCTAGGCATCCACCAAACGCTCTTTAAAACTTGAACAAATACATAATGCATCTTACACCTAATGTAGTTTCCAGATGTGTAGTTTTCAAAGATCGATTTGCAAAAACGTATGCCGCCGAGTCGGTTTGGGCATGGCTGGACTCGAACCAGCGGCCCTGCGCTTATCAAGCGCATGCTCTAACCAACTGAGCTACACGCCCTAGCCACTGGGGCGCAAACAAACTAACCTAACAATACAGCACGAATGACCCCACTCGCCAAACATCCAAGTGCCAATCAAAAACTGAACTGTGCGAGTTTGCAAATGTAATAGGGTAAATATGTTGCCACGGTTGAATTCGTTAACTTCTTTGAACTCCTAAGAAAGGAGGTGATCCAGCCGCAGGTTCCCCTACGGCTACCTTGTTACGACTTCATCCCAATCACCAGGTGTACCATCGATACGCCGCAAATGGCATTGCTTCAGGCACAACCGGCTTTCATGATGTGACGGGCGGTGTGTACAAGGCCTGGGAACGTATTCACGACGCCGTATCTGATGCGTCATTACTAGCGATTCCGGCTTCATGTCGTCGAGTTGCAGACGACAATCCGAATTAGGCCCAGTTTTCTGGATTTGCTACTCCTTGCGGACTTGCATCCAATTGTGCTGGGCATTGTAGTACGTGTGCAGCCCTGGTCGTAAGGGCCATACTGACTTGACGTCATCCCCACCTTCCTCCCCTTTGTGAGGGGCAGTCTGTCTAGCACGGCTACCGGTTCATCGGATGCTCGAAACAAGACAAAGGGGTTGCGCTCGTTGCGGGACTTAACCCAACATCTCACGACACGAGCTGACGACAGCCATGCAGCACCTGTGCTTCTTGGTATTCCTACCTCGTCAAGCTTTCGCCCTCCTACTAGAAGCATGTCAAGACCAGGTAAGGTTCTTCGCGTTGCATCGAATTAAGCCACATACTCCACCGCTTGTGCAGGCCCCCGTCAATTTCTTTGAGTTTTAGCCTTGCGGCCGTACTCCCCAGGCGGCGCGCTTAACGCGTTAGCTCCGCCACAAGGGGGGTCGATTCCCCTTACAGCAAGCGCGCACCGTTTAGGGCTAGGACTACCGGGGTATCTAATCCCGTTTGCTCCCCTAGCTTTCGTGCATCAGTGTCAGGATATTTCTAGAAGTTTGCCTTCGCGAACGGTGTTCCTCTCGATATCTACGCATTTCACTGCTACACCGAGAATTCCAACTTCCCTTCCATACCTCTAGCGAGTCAGTATCCGAAGCGCTTCCAGAGTTAGGCCCTGGTATTTCACCCCGGACTTGAAACACTACCTACGCACCCTTTACGCCCAGTAAATCCGAACAACGCTTGAGACCTCTGTATTACCGCGGCTGCTGGCACAGAGTTAGCCGTCTCTTCCTCTTCCGCTACTATCAACTTGCGCAGCTTTCTTGCGCAAGAATTGTTCGCGAATGACAGGGGTTTACGGGCCGAAGCCATTCATCCCCCACGCGGCGTCGCTCCATCAGGCTTTCGCCCATTGTGAAAGATTCTCGACTGCTGCCACCCGTAGGTGTCTGGACCGTGTCTCAGTTCCAGTGTGGCTGGCCGTCCTCTCAGACCAGCTACCCGTCAAAGCCTTGGTGTGCCATTACCACGCCAACTAGCTGATAGGCCGCGGACTCATCGCAAAACGCCAGGCCTTGCGGTCCCCAGCTTTATCTGCAGCACAATGCTATCCTGCAGAAGCATCCTGTATTAGCTCGCCTTTCAGCGAGTTATCCGGGTTTTCGCGGTAGATTATCCACGTGTTAATCACCCTTACGCGACTCCAACCGTGACATATTGCTACGCCATGACTGTCGTTCCACTTGCATGTCTTATCCACGCCGCCAGCGTTCGTTCTGAGCCAGAATCAAACTCTCCGATAAATAATCTGCTGATTTCACTCCGATTAGCAGCCATGTTCACCAACGCGCATCCGCTGCTGTCTCTAACCAGCACCGAGTGCGCAACTATCGCTACTGTCGCACAGTTCAGTTTTCAAAGACCACAGGACGGCTCACAAGCGCCTTGATCCGGCAAGTGAATGTCTGTCCTGCAATTGGACTCCCTTAGCGACGACGATCCAGCCTGTGCTTTCCAACTTGGGTCTGGATAGACGCCGGAAGGCAAATCTTCTGTCGAAGGTCGAAAGAACGTCAGTAGATTGCCGGTTGTATGGTTTCGACGCAAGAAGTTTCTTAAGAATAAATCGCCTTCTCGATCCCATCGTTAACGTATTCACGTGCAATGGTTTGCATACTGGTCTGAAGCTCTTGATCGACCGCACTGCGCGAAAGAGGCTCCTTCGGGTCCAAAGCCGTGACGAAGTTACATCAACGCAGATGTTGCAGTTTGCAGAGTTTCTTGTCGCGATACTGGCTGCGCTTCAAACTGCAAATCAGTGCGCGATTCACCTCGACCTGTCGCGAGTAGGCTTCTCGAGGGCATTGTAGCCGGTGAGATCAGTTCCAGACCTGAAGCAGCACGCGAACGTCACCCGGGGCATTGTTCCGAAGCAGTATTGAAACGAGTTCTCGTTGGTCGCCGCCGATTTTCACTGTGACTTTGACCTGAAATGTCGCGCTTCTAACGGAAAACACTCGGCCCGCATTCGATACAGCTTGCCGGCCTAGTCCGGGGACATTCATCAACTCGGCGACACGCCTAAACGGAATGTCGTCGCTGGTTCCCTCAACCGCGTCGGGCCCGGCGCGATACCGCACGATTGACTCTGCGAGACTCATTTCGACGCCCGATGCGAGATGAAGCACCAGTGGGGATGCAGTGTTCAGATTTACGAATCTCGCAGACAGCGGAGTAAACATGTCGGCCAAGGCATTCGTGTATACGGGCGCGAGCTTATTCCGCATCGTCAGCTCCCGGCTGGTCGTCGACACGGGCGGTGGTGGGCGAATTGCAGCCGAACCATAAAGCATGTCCGGTGTCACTCCTCGCACGAGTAGCAGTTCCGAAAGCATGTCCAGTGGACCATTTTTGGAACTGTAGGCAGGGGTCAAGCCAAGATAGTATTCGCTTTCCGCGCCGCTTGATCGCGGGAATTCGTCAACATCAATCCAATCCAAAATCGAATCTGCGACACCAGGAATTGTCCCCGCGTCGAGCCCCACGAGGCCGAGCGCGAGCCGGAGCACCGTTTCGTCGGCGGTGTTGATGTTCACCTTTCGCTCGAGGTCAACGATCTTCACCGAGAAAGTCCCGGGACCGAGCCGCACATCATCGAGCGTGATGCCTTGAAATAGCTCGTTGGTGATGTTTTGCCCCCCCGCCCAAAGCTGGTTCAGCGAATCGAATGGCTCGCTCGTTACGTTGAGTTGCTGGCCAATGACGTATCGGGCGAGTTCGACCCCGGACCGTCCGAGCCACTCGAAATCCGCGTCATGAGTCGCATGTCGAGCCAGGGTCGTCTCTACCTTCATGGAAAGCGCAAATCCTCCAGCCAGCAAGATCAGCACTGTGACCACGAGCAGGACGATCACTAACGCGACGCCCCGCGATTCTCGCCTTAAATGCAACGATTTCATGGCCGGCGAATCGGGGGCGCGGACGGTGCGAGCCCGGGTTGGCTTGGTGGAGTCACGGTTTCCCGCCTCCAGGTTGGCCCGGAACGGTCGTGTTGATGGTGACGCCGATTCGAACCGGCGCGCCACCCGGCGGTGTGCCGCCACCCTGTGGGACATTAGGAATCTGCACTTCTCGGGGCACTGCGTGCGCCGCGAGAGACACGACGCTGGAAACGAGATGCCCGGCGGCTCCGCTGCTGGCGTCACCAAAGCCAATCGTCACGCGCACGAGCTTCGGGAGGCTGTTGCTCGCGATCCACTCACTAGAAAAGTCGTTGAGATTCGTCTCCCAAAACTCGAGCCCGAAGGCCAGCACGTTGCTCGCAAGCGTAATCCGGAAGGCGTCGTCAGCGACATTGGTCGTCGCAAGGATGGAGTGCTGTCGCAATGTCAGCACACCACCGCCGTTGCCGGATGGCTCGACTCCGAACGTTACACGCCGCACTGGTTCGTTGAGGAAAAGGCCGCTGCCGGGGAAGGAGTCCGGCAACTTCGCCACGAAGCTCAACATCGCGAACCGTTCGTCTGTCGTGTCCGCGAGAAATGCGTAATAGCGCACGTTCTCCTGGAACAACAACGATGCCGAAAGCGCCGTTTCAACCGTCTGCCGCGCAACGCGCTCGCGTTGGACCTGCGCCGCGGCGTCAAGGCCTGCCTTCGACCCGCGCAGAATCGACGTCCAACTCGCGTAGATCGCCGTCATGATGAGCGCGAGGATTGCAATCGCAAGCAACACCTCCACCAGCGTGAACGCCCCTGTGTTGGTTCGACGCGCTCTCATCGAAACTTTCCCCCGCCCGCGTTCGGCAGCGTGAGTGTCCGGCCCGGCCCCGTTTGAGAAGCGGGCCGGTAAAACAGCGCCACAAGTGTTTCTTGCACCGGCGGGTTTACGCCAGAATCCACCAGCAGAAACTCCACCTTGAACAGCCCGTTGGTGGCGACTTCGGTCACCACCGCGGTTCCATGCGTGTTTGGGTATTCGTCGATCGGAATGTCAAATGTCCCTTCCTGAAACACGTTCGTGTTCCCGAACTTCGCCGGCAGGATGCTCACATTGGGCCGTGTTTTTTGCAGCGACCGCGCAACCCTCAAGTTTTGCGCCACAAGCTCGAGAATGCCGAAAATGCAGAGAAAAAAGATAAGAATGGCGATCATCACTTCGAGCAGCGTGAATGCCGATGCCACTCGGACTAGCCGTCGCCGCCCGTTTCCGGGTCGGATCTCGCAACGTGTGTTCATCGCGATTTCGCAGCCTCCAGCATGAACTTCTGCGGGTCGTGTTCCACATGGGCGAGGCTCGTTGTGAGCTCCAGCCACAGCATGCAATACTCGTTGTCCTGAGATCTCAACACCACCGTGAACAGGTCGCACGTCCCGTTGCCATGAAACTTCACCACCGCCTCCTCCGCATCCTTGAGCGGCTGCAGGTTCACGTCGAGCAACTCAATGCTGATTTCCGGCGGCAAGGTGACACTCAAGGCTCCCGTGGACGGACCTGAAACCGTCGGCGCTCCTACGCCTGAGGCAATCGCCCCGACCTCGAACACCGCATCGAGCGGCCGGATCCGCAGCTCCACCGCGCGCCCGCTCAGGATGGCTTGCGTCCGCGCGCGGGCGAACACCTCGCGCAAATCGCTCACCGTCTGCCGCATCGGACTCTTGCCACGGGCCTGGACAAACGCCGGGATGCCGATCGCCATGACGAGCGCGATGATCCCGACCACGATCATCAACTCAACCAGCGTGAACGCGCCGGCGCCCCCGTGGGCGAAAACTCCTGAACACCCAGCCCTCCGCGCACGCTGGCTCCGCGCGGGGCAATCGAGGGAGCCGCCCTCTCCGGACGGTCGTCCTGCTCGTTGCGGTTTCGAGTTCATCCCCGGTTAATGCTCGACGTGAGCCGGAACATCGCGCTCAACACGCTCAGCAGGAGGAAGCCCACCACGCACGCGATGGCCACGATGAGAATCGGCTCGATCAGGTTGGTCATCACACGAAGCGAGAGGGCCAGATCGTTTTCGTAAGTGTCGGCCACGTTGCGCAGCGCACCGGGCACGTCTCCCGTCTCCTCG includes the following:
- a CDS encoding general secretion pathway protein GspK, whose product is MSHRVAAHRRVARRFESASPSTRPFRANLEAGNRDSTKPTRARTVRAPDSPAMKSLHLRRESRGVALVIVLLVVTVLILLAGGFALSMKVETTLARHATHDADFEWLGRSGVELARYVIGQQLNVTSEPFDSLNQLWAGGQNITNELFQGITLDDVRLGPGTFSVKIVDLERKVNINTADETVLRLALGLVGLDAGTIPGVADSILDWIDVDEFPRSSGAESEYYLGLTPAYSSKNGPLDMLSELLLVRGVTPDMLYGSAAIRPPPPVSTTSRELTMRNKLAPVYTNALADMFTPLSARFVNLNTASPLVLHLASGVEMSLAESIVRYRAGPDAVEGTSDDIPFRRVAELMNVPGLGRQAVSNAGRVFSVRSATFQVKVTVKIGGDQRELVSILLRNNAPGDVRVLLQVWN
- a CDS encoding prepilin-type N-terminal cleavage/methylation domain-containing protein — translated: MRARRTNTGAFTLVEVLLAIAILALIMTAIYASWTSILRGSKAGLDAAAQVQRERVARQTVETALSASLLFQENVRYYAFLADTTDERFAMLSFVAKLPDSFPGSGLFLNEPVRRVTFGVEPSGNGGGVLTLRQHSILATTNVADDAFRITLASNVLAFGLEFWETNLNDFSSEWIASNSLPKLVRVTIGFGDASSGAAGHLVSSVVSLAAHAVPREVQIPNVPQGGGTPPGGAPVRIGVTINTTVPGQPGGGKP